Genomic window (Alnus glutinosa chromosome 9, dhAlnGlut1.1, whole genome shotgun sequence):
caataacaatcaaatcaaaacattctcatttttttcattttttatatcacatcaataattttttttattattattcaaataaaatatttcctaaaatacgaaactttttcacttttctatacaaaactttttactttatattacatctacCACTTTTTACCAATTCCAATGGGTCTATGACAATAGGTTAGTTGCCATTTGAAACcattaattatatgattttttttttttttttatatatatataagtacaaCCAGGAACTGAACAAAAACTAAATcaaggaacaaaaaaagaagcagaAGATTTCTTTCCTAAACAGGGTGGAAAGGAAATCGGGAAACAGGAAGGAATGGGAATGCAACTGGAAATGAATCTAGTTGCGGCCCAATTTGCCATATAATGGGTAccgaagtttgcacttcggttgaTATGACTAGCTGACCAACTAGTTGTAGAAGGAATCGTAGATGATAAGTCCGAAATAACTGAAGATATTCACCGATCCTATGTAATAGAAGGATTATTAATGGCAAGAGTCACTATAAGAGAATCGCCTTCAAAGATGATTGAAGGGAGCTTGAGGGACAGAGACAATTGAGCTGCAAGAAGAGCCGCAAAGGCTTTACCATATATTGTAAAACAAGGGGGGCTAACTTGAGCTAAACATTTAATAACCGAACCTTCAAAATCACGACAGGCAGCTGATTGAGCTGAAAAAGTTTTCCGAATGGCAGTAATTAATCTTGAAAGTAGATGATATTGGCCTTTTTCATGCAGGAAAAGAAGGAGTAACCTTAATTTTCCAAGCCATATAATGTTCTTTGGAGATATGATTGATCTTGGCAGAAATAGACAGAGCATTAGGAATCAAATTTTCTTGATGAGCTTTATTCTTGGCATACCAAATTTGATCATAGGCAACTGCtacaaagatttggaaaaaatGAGAGTCAGATGCAGGAATACCAATAGTCTGTGGATGAAGTATAACATATAACCAATCAACCATAGAAGAGATACGCAAAGCAAGAATATCCATAGGCCATAAAGAGTTTCTTCAGACCACCCTAGCAATGGGGCAAGACAAAAAAAGGTGAACCAGGGAATCTATAGAAAAAGAACACAGGGAACACGTAgaattagaaatagaaggagaaaaaataGCTGAAGAAATACGCTCCTTTGTTGGAACACAATTCCAAACCATTTTCTAGAGAAAAAGGCAAAGCTGGTGATTAAGTTTAAACTTCCAAAGAAGTTTCCAACTTGATTGTTGCAAAGAGGAAGAGAGCGGAGTCCTCTGAGAAGTTAAAAATCAATGAGGGGACTAAGTAGAGAAAACACCCATAGAAGAAAGAGACCAAAGAAGAGCTTCAGTGGCAGACCGAATCTTGATCTTCAAAATCTCAGAAACAGAAGACGGTTCAAAAAGAAATCTCAACAAAGGTAAATTCCATGTCCCTGTTGTAGAAGAAAGGAGATCTGAAATCGCGAGAGGAAAATTAGCTTGTAAACTCTCAACCCAAGGGACTAGTCTAAATCAGGTAACGTGGGAACCCAAGTAGAAAATCAAATAGCAAGCAAACTAAACAAATGAGGAATAAAACAAGCTCCAGATTTCAATAAAGGCACAATGGATTTGATACcattccaaataaaagaatcaGTGGGAAGTGAGCTAGTAAGCAAATTTCCATATTTAAAGTATTTATTCTTGAATAATGAAACCCAGAGATAGTCATGATCCACAAGTAATTTCCATCCCAACTTGGAAATAAGAGAGATATTAACATCCTTCATAAGATGAAATCCCAAACCACCCTGATCTTTGGGTAAGCATAGGGAATTCCAAGATTTGAGAGATAAATTATGGGACTTATCTTTaggaaaaccccaccaaaaattTTTAAATGCCATGTCCAGTTTATGACATAACTCATCTGGAAGCAAAAAGGAGCTCATAGCATAGAAAGGGATAGAAGAAGCCACCACCTTAATGAGAACAGATTTCCCAGTCTGGGAGAGCGTCTTAGATCGCCAACCCTCAATTTTCACTTGAACTTTATCCAGAATGTCGAAAAAAGCAAATTTCTTCGATCGACCAATTAGCATAGGAAGACCCAGATGCTTTGCTGATATTGGAGTGTTAGCAAATGGAAGAAAACCCTGAAATCGGAGATAGTAGAAGCTGTAGTGTTTTTACTGAAAAGAATATTAGATTTACTAATATTGACAGATTGTCCTGACCATATGCTATATTTATCCAAACAGGTCTTAACAATAGAAGCTTTAGAAGAAATAGCCGATGTAAAGATAACCAAAATCATCAGCAAAGAGCAAGTGATTAAGGGCCACATTTGTCCCTAGAAACACGAAAGCCCCTCAGACTGTGATGAAGCAAACTAGATAAGGCCACAACACCAATGATGAAAAGAGAAAGGGACAGAGGATTACCTTGATGCAAACCTCGGGATGGCTAAAAATGGCCAAAAGGACTACCATTTAATAAAACCGAGAAATAAGATGTAGAAATATAGAGATGAATCCAGTTGATCCATTTTTCCCGGAAACCCAATTTATGAATAATAGataagagaaaacttcactcCATTCTGTCAAAAGCCTTTTCCATATCAATATTGACGGCCATAAGTCTGTCATTACCCCTCTTAAACTTAAGAGTGTGAAGCATTTCATGCGCCAAAATAGAGTTATCATGAATATGGCGTCCTGGCACAAAAGCTGTCTGAAAAGGCAAGATAAATTTGGACAAAAGAGGCTTTAGCCTATTAGcaatcaatttagaaataattttgtaaaaaatattgtaTAAACTAATAGGCCGATAATGATAAACAGAAGAGGCGCCCAAGTGCTTTGGAATCACAGTAATAAAagtatgattttgtttcttcagCAGATGgctattctaaaaaaaattctcaatagCGAGGAGAACAATGCCCTTTATATATTCCCAGTATTTGACATAAAAAATAACAGTAAAGCCATCAGGTCCAGGTGCTTTTACACTCCCTAAACTTGTTAAAGAATCATAGATCTCAGATTTCGCAGGCAAAACACTGAGTAAATTGTTATCTTCATCCGAAATAACATTATCAAAAAGGCTCAATAACTCCTCATCAGGAGAAGGATTTGAGGAAGCAAAAAgcgatttaaaattattaataaaacaaTCCCCTATAGCAAAACGATCAGTAATCCAACCTCCACGAGGAGATTGCAAAAGATTGATAGAGTTTTGTCTTCGGCGAATCAAAGTACTAGTATGAAAAAACCTGGTATTAAGATCAGTAGTAGTGAGCCATAATTCCCTGAATTTTTGCTTTCAGAGGGACTCCTCCTATTGTAGATAATCATCCAGAAGATTCTGAAGATGTAGCTCCAAAGCAGGATTTGAATTAGAAGGAGGAGCCTATTGAGCAATATCTAGAAGAGAGAGTGTATTATCCAATTTAGTCTTCATGTCCCAAAAATGGTGCTTATTCCAATATTTAATAGCAGATTTGGTAAGTTTCAACTTTTTAGCCAAACAATAAGAGGGAGAACCCGAAATAATAAAAGACCAAGCTTCCTCAATCACACTACCACAAGTCGGATCACGAGTCCAGAATTCTTCAAATCTAAAAGGTCGAGGTAGAGAAGGTGAAGGAATAGAAGTGTCCAATAGCAAAtggttatgatttgaattgtgaGCAGGGAGATGAGTAACGAAATAAGAATTTGCAATACTCCTATCAAGACGTTCCTTAATTAAATCAAAACCCTGTCTATGATTAGACCAAGTAAAAGAATTGCCTGAGAAACTTAAATCCACCATTCCAAACGCATCCATAAAGTCATTAAGTGGATTAAACGAGAAATAGTCAAAAGGCCTACCACCCAATTTATCATCAAAAGATGAAATAGCATTAAAATCTCCAATACAAATCTAAGGATCAGAATAAGAGTACCCAAAATTTGCCAAAGCCATCCGGAAATTCGAGTTAGTTTTCTTGTACGGGGGACCAtagacaaaagaaaacaaacatttCACAGTTGGATCAACAGAATAGTACCAAACAGAGATAATATTACTAGAGACAAACAAACTAGCAATATCAATATCAGTTTTCCAAGCCAACAGAAGACCTCCTTTAGAACCGGAGGGCGAAGCCTGGATCATCATTACAAAACCCAATTGATTCAAAATAAGGCTAGCAATATTAATATTAGTTTTCCAAGCCAACAGAAAACCTCCTTTAGAACCGGAGGGCGAAACCTAGATCATCATTACAAAACCCAATTGATTCAAAATAGGGCTAGCTAAGTGGGGAGCTGTCTTAGTTTCTGTCAAAAAGAGAATATCAGGATTGTGCTTCCTGATAATAGTCCTGAGACTGCGAACTGTAGAGGACTGAGCTAAACCTCTACAGTTCCAGGATATAGTAATCATGGTACTGGAGGGGGCATGGCAGAGCCAGCTGCCTCAAAAGATGCTGAAGTTGGAACATCCACACGAGCATCAACATGGGAGACTTCATCCACAAGAACAAGCTGGGTGACACTGCGAGATTTCCTAGCTGCTTTGTGGAATTTCTTGGCTATCGTAGGAGATAGGGGCTTAGGTGGAGCAGCTGAAATATGTTCTTGCAGTCCTGGAGAAGAAGCTGCAAGAGAAAATTCCGGAGAAGTTCCTGGAGTGACCGGAGCTGGCGGAGAATTCCTCATATGAGTTAGAGACTGAGCAGCAAACAACATACGGTCCCGAAGACTATGAGGATTAGACAGCTTCTTTGAAGGAGGTGAAAATAAATCAGAGACCTCCGAAACAGCAACTCTTTTGTGACCCGAAATGGTGCGCGACTCCAAAAGAGGAGAAGGATAAACCTCAGACACCGGAGCACGACCCCTGAGTACCAAAACCTGTGTTTTTGGTAAGTAAGGATGATGCCTTATAGAAAGTCGAGGAGAGGGGGATTTCTTAGTGGGAGGAGGCTTTATGGGTGAATAAATTGGTGGAGAATTATATGAAGAAGGGCTGGAATACGGAATATCAGGGAGAGAGGCATGAGGATAATTAGGCATAACTGGGGA
Coding sequences:
- the LOC133876865 gene encoding uncharacterized protein LOC133876865, which encodes MDNGSYNIKESLLVVKPWPPELAFEEVDLSSCAFWVQVHGLPLQNMMVVNAIKIGKLIGLKVLTIEDGDKPGIINHHHLRFRLLIDVSLPLAPGFHLPRNGRSPLWIKLLYKRLANYCALCGCIGHCKMFCPAPPPLGTPDRYSTSLQGYVYPSSRKLVSARPASGCVSSASATSPINGLPPSLVPLKLEEEASLPTESRPQSPSLSPVMPNYPHASLPDIPYSSPSSYNSPPIYSPIKPPPTKKSPSPRLSIRHHPYLPKTQVLVLRGRAPVSEVYPSPLLESRTISGHKRVAVSEVSDLFSPPSKKLSNPHSLRDRMLFAAQSLTHMRNSPPAPVTPGTSPEFSLAASSPGLQEHISAAPPKPLSPTIAKKFHKAARKSRSVTQLVLVDEVSHVDARVDVPTSASFEAAGSAMPPPVSPSGSKGGFLLAWKTNINIASLILNQLGFVMMIQASPSGSKGGLLLAWKTDIDIASLFVSSNIISVWYYSVDPTICIGDFNAISSFDDKLGGRPFDYFSFNPLNDFMDAFGMVDLSFSGNSFTWSNHRQGFDLIKERLDRSIANSYFVTHLPAHNSNHNHLLLDTSIPSPSLPRPFRFEEFWTRDPTCGSVIEEAWFFHTSTLIRRRQNSINLLQSPRGGWITDRFAIGDCFINNFKSLFASSNPSPDEELLSLFDNVISDEDNNLLSVLPAKSEIYDSLTSLGSVKAPGPDGFTTAFVPGRHIHDNSILAHEMLHTLKFKRGNDRLMAVNIDMEKAFDRME